From a single Candidatus Woesearchaeota archaeon genomic region:
- a CDS encoding Glu/Leu/Phe/Val dehydrogenase, producing MNPFENAMNQLNIATKKANISGFDILKFPKRIIQVSFPLKMDNGLIKVVEAYRVQYNNALGPFKGGIRFHPHVDLDEVKALSFWMAIKNAVVGVPYGGGKGGVTINPKELSKRELEEVSRGFVKAMHEFIGPDKDVPAPDVYTSPEVMAWMLDEYESIKGYKAPGVITGKPLELGGSKARNYSTAMGGVYVLEEAVKLFNIGKTVVIQGFGNAGSHVARLLFDRGYKIIGVSDSKSALYFEEGFDVPSLISHKSSTGSLKGFKQGKELSNADLLELETEILIPSALENQITKDNASRIKAKLVAELANGPTTGDADLVLDKNKVIVIPDVLFNAGGVAVSYFEWVQNLSGFYWSEEEVLEKLEKKMKQAFKELVDESKNNNLSLREAAFALAVRRILKAEELRGHK from the coding sequence ATGAATCCTTTTGAGAACGCGATGAATCAATTGAACATAGCAACAAAGAAAGCAAATATTTCTGGCTTTGATATTTTAAAATTTCCTAAGAGAATAATTCAAGTTTCTTTTCCTTTGAAAATGGATAATGGTTTGATTAAAGTTGTTGAAGCTTATCGTGTTCAGTATAATAATGCGTTAGGTCCTTTTAAAGGCGGAATAAGGTTTCATCCTCATGTTGATTTGGATGAAGTTAAAGCTCTTAGTTTCTGGATGGCTATTAAGAATGCTGTTGTTGGTGTTCCTTATGGTGGTGGTAAAGGAGGCGTCACCATTAATCCTAAAGAATTATCTAAGCGAGAATTAGAAGAAGTTAGTCGTGGTTTCGTTAAGGCTATGCATGAATTCATTGGTCCTGACAAGGACGTTCCTGCGCCTGATGTTTATACATCTCCTGAAGTTATGGCTTGGATGCTTGATGAATATGAATCTATCAAAGGTTATAAAGCTCCTGGTGTGATTACAGGTAAGCCTTTAGAGCTTGGAGGTAGTAAGGCTCGTAATTATTCTACGGCTATGGGTGGTGTTTACGTTCTTGAGGAGGCAGTTAAGCTTTTTAATATTGGTAAAACAGTAGTTATTCAGGGCTTTGGCAATGCTGGTTCTCATGTTGCTCGTTTATTGTTTGATCGCGGCTACAAAATAATTGGTGTAAGCGATTCTAAGTCTGCTCTTTATTTTGAGGAGGGTTTTGATGTTCCTAGTTTAATTAGTCATAAATCAAGTACTGGTTCTTTGAAGGGATTCAAACAAGGTAAGGAATTGTCTAATGCTGATTTATTAGAGTTGGAAACTGAAATTTTAATTCCTTCTGCTTTAGAAAATCAAATAACTAAAGATAACGCGTCTAGAATAAAAGCTAAATTAGTTGCTGAACTCGCTAATGGTCCTACTACTGGTGATGCTGATTTGGTTCTTGATAAAAATAAAGTTATTGTTATTCCTGATGTTTTATTTAATGCGGGAGGGGTGGCTGTTAGTTATTTTGAGTGGGTTCAGAATCTTTCTGGTTTTTATTGGTCTGAAGAAGAAGTTCTTGAAAAATTAGAAAAAAAGATGAAGCAAGCATTTAAAGAATTAGTTGATGAATCTAAGAATAATAATTTATCTTTAAGAGAAGCTGCTTTTGCTTTAGCGGTTAGAAGAATTCTTAAGGCTGAAGAACTTAGAGGTCATAAATAA
- a CDS encoding twin-arginine translocase TatA/TatE family subunit codes for MIGTTEIIIIVAAAVFLFGGKKVIDWARSMGQAKKAYQEEAETKPKKKKTAKKTKKK; via the coding sequence ATGATTGGAACAACAGAAATAATAATAATCGTTGCAGCAGCCGTATTCTTGTTCGGTGGAAAAAAAGTAATAGATTGGGCCAGATCAATGGGTCAAGCTAAGAAAGCATACCAAGAAGAAGCGGAAACAAAACCTAAAAAGAAAAAAACTGCAAAAAAAACTAAGAAAAAATAA
- a CDS encoding DNA alkylation repair protein encodes MSFKKVKKELLAKRNNGKKKILQRFFKTGKGEYGEGDLFLGVTVPETRLVAKQFKGLILEDIQELLGDKYHEVRLCGLFLLIQKYKFAKKNNDVKGMKRIVDFYLKNLKYVNNWDLVDLSCYKILGDYLINNVSDRKILYDLVKSNNMWARRVSIVSTMIFIRNNDLDDVFLLSEKLLLDDEDLMHKAVGWMLREAGKRDELRLKTFLKMHVRVMPRTMFRYAIEKFSYDERQKHLKM; translated from the coding sequence ATGTCTTTTAAAAAAGTAAAAAAAGAATTGTTAGCAAAAAGGAATAATGGAAAGAAAAAAATTCTTCAAAGATTTTTTAAAACAGGGAAAGGCGAGTATGGTGAAGGAGACTTGTTTCTTGGCGTTACAGTTCCTGAAACAAGACTTGTTGCGAAGCAGTTTAAAGGCTTAATACTTGAAGATATTCAAGAATTGTTAGGTGATAAGTATCATGAAGTTAGACTTTGTGGTTTATTTTTGTTAATTCAAAAGTATAAGTTTGCGAAAAAAAATAATGATGTTAAGGGAATGAAAAGAATTGTTGATTTTTATTTGAAAAACTTAAAATATGTTAATAATTGGGATCTTGTAGATCTTAGTTGTTATAAAATTCTTGGAGATTACTTAATTAATAATGTTAGTGATCGTAAAATTTTATATGATTTAGTAAAATCAAATAATATGTGGGCGAGACGTGTTAGTATTGTTTCTACGATGATTTTTATTAGAAATAATGATTTGGATGATGTTTTCTTGTTGAGTGAGAAACTTCTTCTCGATGATGAAGATTTAATGCATAAAGCAGTTGGTTGGATGCTTCGTGAAGCTGGAAAACGTGATGAATTGAGATTAAAGACTTTTTTGAAGATGCACGTTAGGGTTATGCCTAGAACTATGTTTAGATATGCTATTGAGAAGTTTTCATATGATGAAAGACAAAAACACCTAAAAATGTAA
- a CDS encoding DUF2817 domain-containing protein — translation MKEYFSDSYEDSRKKFLSAVKSLEVDSICLRDDLFIDFAFKEDGKKKILFLVSGTHGVEGYLGSAAQLIFIKEFLPKLKGVSVCLVHGLNPFGFKHNRRVNENNVDLNRNSVYDERLMLGIPNSFFSNVWSDSLLFLKLNRPRKHRLLEVASYYSLVFKTVIRSGIKNTINVGMNGQSSYPRSVGFKGVKLEDSLLHLRSFIEEKTQGYEEAFFIDFHSGIGKKYDVIGFTSKKSDSQEFSFIKALLPKLRSRDNTSFVNHSGSVSDLFLARSHASKNIDLIFEYGTVPLLSSRLVLDYLAKLNIEENQVFFFGSDKARIRISKRLKNAYSPDDITFRKSLIRKTSVFFNELIKNWCEK, via the coding sequence ATGAAAGAGTATTTTTCTGATTCCTACGAGGATTCTAGAAAGAAATTTTTAAGTGCTGTCAAATCCCTAGAAGTAGATAGTATTTGTCTTAGGGATGATTTATTTATTGATTTTGCATTTAAAGAGGATGGTAAAAAAAAGATTTTGTTCTTAGTCTCTGGTACTCACGGTGTTGAAGGTTATCTTGGGAGTGCTGCTCAGCTTATTTTCATTAAGGAGTTTCTTCCTAAGCTTAAAGGAGTTTCTGTTTGTTTAGTGCATGGTCTTAATCCTTTTGGTTTTAAGCATAATCGTCGTGTTAATGAAAACAACGTGGATTTGAATCGTAACTCTGTTTATGATGAACGTTTAATGCTTGGTATTCCTAATTCTTTTTTTTCTAATGTTTGGTCGGATTCTTTGTTGTTTTTGAAGCTTAATAGGCCTAGAAAACACAGATTATTAGAAGTTGCTAGTTATTATTCTTTGGTGTTTAAAACTGTTATTCGTAGCGGTATTAAGAACACTATTAACGTAGGTATGAACGGTCAGAGTTCATATCCTAGAAGCGTAGGCTTTAAGGGTGTTAAATTAGAGGATTCTTTACTTCATCTCAGATCGTTTATTGAAGAAAAAACTCAAGGTTATGAAGAAGCGTTCTTTATTGATTTTCATTCAGGTATTGGTAAAAAATATGACGTGATAGGTTTTACTTCTAAAAAGTCTGATTCTCAAGAATTCTCTTTCATTAAGGCTTTATTGCCTAAGTTAAGATCTCGTGATAATACTAGTTTTGTTAATCATTCAGGTTCTGTTTCTGATCTTTTTTTAGCTAGGTCTCACGCTTCTAAGAATATTGATTTAATATTTGAGTATGGTACTGTTCCTTTGCTTTCGTCTAGGCTCGTTTTGGATTATTTAGCTAAGCTTAACATAGAGGAAAACCAAGTGTTTTTTTTTGGTTCTGATAAAGCAAGGATTCGTATAAGTAAAAGACTAAAAAATGCTTATTCTCCTGATGATATCACATTTAGAAAATCTTTAATTAGAAAAACATCTGTTTTTTTTAATGAATTAATTAAGAATTGGTGTGAAAAATAA
- a CDS encoding GH3 auxin-responsive promoter family protein codes for MPFKYLENVKHILEFKDFRKNLSKEQKRLLLTIIKKNQNTVYGKKYNFKKIRSVEDFRKFVPIISFEDIDKYVERLKKGENNVLTKDKVVFFATTSGSTKKPKFIPVTKQRRISFKKELSIWSFNFLRKYPQVLNGKLLYFAGPYLEGETPSGIMFGSISGYLVHKSSWFVKKKLVIPPKIYNESDFDKKMHVIAKLAIRKRVSQIGFAFPVEVLMFFDYLKKNKQSLIKELKEDGHFFKARALVKKDFSPLSLWPMLKVVNCIMSEANKPYLDKLKKKLPGVLINDPGIYCSEGRISISLKPGSSEGMVSVTTNFFEFKDVESGELFLAHELILGRKYKVIMTTPEGLYRYDMGDVVEVVGFKGDVPLINFFERSNYLNLVGELAHEKVLLESVEEVIKKSGIKLRAFTFMPFSNEKKPRYNLLIEPNVKLDKVSAKKFIKLVDEFLQKNIRDYMQMRNEFGRLDFPVLSVARRGSYDDFDKKRISKGGQQKPIIIAKDSTFLDNFDLDFQVIL; via the coding sequence ATGCCTTTCAAATACTTGGAGAATGTTAAGCACATCTTAGAATTTAAGGATTTTCGGAAGAATCTTTCTAAGGAGCAGAAGCGTTTATTATTAACTATCATTAAAAAGAATCAGAATACTGTTTATGGTAAGAAGTATAATTTTAAAAAAATTAGGTCAGTTGAGGACTTTCGGAAATTTGTGCCTATTATTTCCTTTGAGGACATTGATAAGTATGTTGAGAGGCTTAAAAAAGGCGAGAATAATGTTTTAACTAAGGATAAAGTGGTTTTTTTTGCTACTACTTCTGGTTCTACTAAGAAGCCTAAATTTATTCCTGTGACGAAGCAGAGAAGGATTTCTTTTAAGAAAGAATTGTCTATTTGGAGTTTTAATTTTTTGAGGAAGTATCCTCAGGTTCTTAATGGGAAGCTTCTTTATTTTGCGGGTCCTTATTTGGAGGGAGAAACTCCTAGTGGTATCATGTTTGGTAGTATTTCAGGTTACTTGGTGCATAAATCGTCTTGGTTTGTTAAAAAGAAGCTTGTTATTCCGCCTAAGATTTATAATGAGTCTGATTTTGATAAAAAGATGCATGTTATTGCTAAGCTAGCGATTAGGAAAAGGGTTTCTCAGATTGGTTTCGCATTCCCTGTTGAGGTATTGATGTTTTTTGATTATCTTAAAAAAAATAAGCAGTCTTTGATTAAGGAATTAAAGGAGGATGGTCATTTTTTTAAGGCTAGGGCGTTGGTTAAAAAGGATTTTTCTCCTCTTTCTCTTTGGCCTATGTTGAAAGTTGTTAATTGCATTATGTCTGAAGCTAACAAGCCTTATTTGGACAAGTTGAAAAAAAAGCTTCCTGGTGTTTTAATTAATGATCCTGGTATTTATTGTAGTGAGGGGCGTATTTCTATTTCTCTTAAGCCAGGTAGTTCTGAGGGTATGGTGTCTGTTACTACTAATTTCTTTGAATTTAAGGATGTTGAGTCTGGTGAATTATTTTTGGCGCATGAATTAATTCTTGGAAGGAAGTACAAAGTAATTATGACGACTCCTGAAGGTTTGTATAGGTACGATATGGGTGATGTCGTCGAAGTTGTTGGTTTTAAGGGGGATGTTCCTTTAATTAATTTTTTTGAGCGTTCTAATTATCTTAATTTGGTGGGGGAGTTGGCTCATGAAAAAGTTTTGTTGGAGTCCGTGGAGGAAGTCATTAAGAAATCTGGGATTAAGCTTAGGGCGTTTACATTTATGCCTTTTTCTAATGAGAAGAAGCCTAGGTATAATCTTTTAATTGAGCCTAATGTTAAATTAGATAAGGTTTCTGCTAAAAAATTTATTAAACTGGTTGATGAATTTCTTCAGAAAAACATTCGTGATTATATGCAGATGCGTAATGAGTTTGGTAGGCTTGATTTTCCTGTGCTTAGTGTTGCTCGTAGGGGTTCTTATGATGATTTTGACAAAAAACGCATATCTAAAGGTGGTCAGCAAAAACCTATAATTATAGCGAAGGATTCTACTTTTTTGGATAATTTTGATTTGGATTTTCAGGTGATTTTATGA
- a CDS encoding stage II sporulation protein M, giving the protein MVLESILDPIRAEKKPYLMAVLGFVLTLLATLIGYRFFVSHASIIVVAFIAVGATPLMYRIIKYEEQKDLQDLPERILLEEHWKALKAFMYLFAGIALATTFLYIFLPLGAEIELFKAQHDTFSDISGVTGKVATSNVSANSLKSFSTIFFNNLTVLLIAVVFSFIYGAGAIFVLTWNATVIGVAMGYFIRHNLSIYAEHLGLTKVANYLGVITIGLTQYLIHGFFEILGFFVGALAGGIISVAVIRRDFATAKFEHIILDAADLLLIAVGLIFFAAILEVWVTPLVF; this is encoded by the coding sequence ATGGTGTTAGAATCAATTCTGGATCCTATTAGGGCTGAGAAGAAACCTTACTTGATGGCTGTTCTTGGTTTTGTTTTGACTCTTCTTGCTACTCTTATTGGTTATCGTTTCTTTGTTAGTCACGCATCGATCATAGTTGTGGCTTTTATTGCTGTCGGGGCCACGCCTTTAATGTATAGGATTATTAAGTATGAGGAGCAAAAGGATTTGCAGGATTTGCCTGAGCGTATCTTGTTAGAGGAGCATTGGAAGGCTTTGAAGGCTTTTATGTACTTATTTGCAGGTATTGCTTTGGCTACTACTTTTCTTTATATTTTTTTACCTCTTGGTGCTGAAATAGAATTGTTTAAGGCTCAACACGATACGTTCTCAGATATTTCAGGTGTTACTGGTAAGGTTGCTACGTCTAATGTTTCTGCTAATTCTTTAAAGTCTTTTTCCACGATTTTTTTTAATAATTTGACTGTTTTATTGATAGCAGTAGTTTTTTCTTTTATTTATGGTGCCGGCGCGATTTTTGTGTTGACTTGGAACGCCACAGTTATAGGTGTTGCTATGGGGTATTTTATCAGACACAATTTATCTATTTATGCTGAACACTTAGGTCTTACTAAGGTCGCGAATTATTTAGGGGTTATAACTATTGGTTTAACTCAGTATTTAATTCATGGCTTCTTTGAAATTCTTGGTTTCTTTGTTGGTGCTTTAGCAGGAGGTATTATTTCTGTTGCGGTTATTCGTCGTGATTTTGCTACTGCTAAATTTGAGCACATAATTCTTGATGCTGCTGATTTGTTATTAATAGCGGTAGGTCTTATTTTCTTTGCAGCTATATTAGAAGTTTGGGTTACACCTCTTGTTTTTTAA
- a CDS encoding PKD domain-containing protein, which translates to MKKLFNILLFVFVIALLTSTASALSILAKFESSQTTHASIMEGDSDEIILSILISSSSPLLEVEGKLFEITDLGVFFVKDLFSDSHSGSFVYSPNPFLISQEHYEGPGNYFIDIKATETNSFGNQIIKSELLYLDVSEEVIPNVPPVANFSFVPLNPVVGEQVTFTSTSYDVDGSVVLEQWYFDGVLVHQFAEQGSSFLRTFSFVGSYEVTLKVTDNDGAVDEITKVVVVSEGVVENVPPVANFSFVPLNPVVGEQVTFTSTSYDVDGSVVLEQWYLNNVLIHNFNEEQSSFNRVFNEAGSYNVRLRVVDNDGAVDEITKVVVVSEGVVENVPPVANFSFVPENPIVYHGVLFTSLSYDVDGYIVDEKWYLDGVLFHEGVNETSITISFQEVKTYVMTLVVTDNEGATDEITKEIVVSEGVVENVPPVANFSFVPENPLIFETIIFTSTSYDVDGFIVNEQWFVDDVLIHEGVNETVISRTFTEVGSYNVRLRVVDNDGATDEITKTIVVSDDVVENIPPVANFTFSPENPEVNEQVTFMSLSYDVDGFIVNEQWFVDDVLVFNGVNETSFNHVFIETGAYQVTLRVVDNVGAVDEITKTIVVSEDIVENILPVARFIYSPVNPFVNTVVTFTSTSYDVDGFIVLEEWDFDGDNVFDETGSVVQKTFTEIGVYYVTLRVTDNDGATDSVTRILVVSEAPNVNPVANFQYNPMSPEVNEQVTFMSTSYDVDGFIVNEQWFINNALVHEGVNETSFSRTFNQEGSYEVTLIVTDNRGATNQITRVVAVSRPLPVLVAIIRGPESPFVGEEVTYDGSDSYDSSGAEIVSYAWIVRKDGNVVFADASSSPFLNYVFPSKGQYYLTLVVTNEVGDQAETTLSVYASRLYGDYVDFDFGQPLSVDYFSVSSVDYGVVRLGEEFTVSVTVTNNKAETLSNMRASFSLPEFGVVQRSGAFTLRPGQTRTIEFYVFISEFDFIPLGDHDALIGVAGQGITRYKYFPMTIIQ; encoded by the coding sequence ATGAAAAAATTATTTAATATATTATTGTTTGTTTTCGTAATTGCTTTGCTAACTAGTACCGCGTCAGCGTTATCTATTTTAGCAAAGTTTGAAAGTTCTCAGACAACTCATGCTTCAATAATGGAGGGGGATTCTGACGAAATAATTTTATCAATTTTAATAAGTTCTTCATCCCCTTTATTAGAAGTAGAAGGAAAACTGTTTGAAATAACTGATTTAGGAGTTTTCTTTGTTAAAGACTTATTTTCTGATTCCCATTCAGGTTCTTTTGTTTATTCTCCTAATCCTTTTTTGATTAGTCAAGAACATTACGAAGGCCCTGGTAATTATTTTATTGATATAAAAGCAACAGAAACTAATTCATTTGGTAATCAAATAATTAAATCAGAATTATTATACTTAGATGTTAGTGAAGAAGTAATTCCTAATGTTCCTCCGGTTGCGAATTTTAGTTTTGTTCCTTTGAATCCAGTAGTTGGAGAACAAGTTACTTTTACTTCTACGAGTTATGATGTTGATGGATCTGTTGTTTTAGAGCAATGGTATTTTGACGGTGTTCTTGTTCATCAATTCGCGGAGCAAGGTTCTAGTTTTTTAAGAACATTTAGCTTTGTAGGTTCTTATGAAGTAACTCTAAAAGTTACTGATAATGATGGCGCGGTTGACGAAATTACTAAAGTAGTGGTTGTTTCTGAGGGTGTTGTTGAGAATGTTCCTCCTGTTGCGAATTTTAGTTTTGTTCCTTTGAATCCAGTAGTTGGAGAACAAGTTACTTTTACTTCTACGAGTTATGATGTTGATGGATCTGTTGTTTTAGAACAGTGGTATTTGAATAATGTTTTAATTCACAATTTTAACGAAGAACAATCAAGTTTCAACAGAGTTTTTAATGAAGCTGGTTCGTATAATGTTAGGTTAAGAGTTGTTGATAATGATGGCGCGGTTGACGAAATTACTAAAGTAGTGGTTGTTTCTGAGGGTGTTGTTGAGAATGTTCCTCCTGTTGCGAATTTTAGTTTTGTTCCTGAGAATCCTATTGTTTATCACGGCGTGTTATTCACATCTTTGAGTTATGATGTTGATGGTTACATAGTTGATGAAAAATGGTATTTAGATGGTGTATTATTTCATGAAGGTGTGAATGAAACATCAATTACTATTTCTTTTCAAGAAGTTAAGACTTACGTAATGACTTTGGTTGTTACTGATAATGAGGGTGCTACTGATGAAATTACTAAAGAAATAGTTGTTTCTGAGGGTGTTGTTGAGAATGTTCCTCCTGTTGCGAATTTTAGTTTTGTTCCTGAGAATCCTTTAATTTTTGAAACAATCATTTTTACTTCTACGAGTTATGATGTTGATGGTTTCATTGTTAATGAGCAATGGTTTGTTGATGATGTTTTGATTCATGAAGGTGTGAATGAAACTGTTATTTCAAGAACTTTTACTGAAGTTGGTTCGTATAATGTTAGGTTAAGAGTTGTTGATAATGATGGTGCTACTGATGAAATTACTAAAACAATAGTTGTTTCTGATGATGTTGTTGAAAACATTCCTCCTGTTGCGAATTTTACTTTCAGTCCTGAAAATCCTGAAGTGAATGAACAAGTTACTTTTATGTCTTTGAGTTATGATGTTGATGGTTTCATTGTTAACGAGCAATGGTTTGTTGATGATGTTTTGGTTTTTAATGGTGTGAATGAAACAAGTTTTAATCATGTCTTTATTGAAACAGGCGCTTATCAAGTTACTTTAAGAGTTGTTGATAATGTTGGGGCAGTTGACGAAATCACTAAAACAATAGTTGTTTCTGAAGACATAGTTGAAAACATTCTTCCGGTTGCAAGATTCATTTATAGTCCTGTGAATCCTTTCGTTAATACAGTTGTAACTTTCACATCTACGAGTTATGATGTTGATGGTTTCATTGTTTTAGAAGAATGGGATTTTGATGGGGATAATGTTTTTGATGAAACTGGTAGTGTTGTTCAGAAAACATTCACAGAAATAGGTGTTTATTACGTGACTTTAAGAGTTACTGATAATGATGGCGCTACTGACTCTGTTACTAGGATATTGGTTGTTAGTGAAGCTCCTAATGTTAATCCTGTAGCTAATTTTCAATACAATCCTATGAGTCCTGAAGTGAATGAACAAGTTACTTTTATGTCTACGAGTTATGATGTTGATGGTTTCATTGTTAATGAGCAATGGTTTATTAATAATGCTTTAGTTCATGAAGGAGTTAATGAAACTAGTTTTTCTAGAACTTTTAATCAAGAAGGATCTTATGAAGTAACTTTGATTGTTACTGATAATAGAGGTGCTACTAATCAAATAACTAGGGTTGTGGCTGTTTCAAGACCGTTACCTGTTTTAGTTGCAATAATTAGAGGTCCTGAAAGTCCTTTTGTAGGTGAAGAAGTAACTTATGATGGTTCTGATTCTTATGATTCTTCAGGCGCGGAAATTGTTTCTTATGCTTGGATTGTAAGAAAAGATGGAAATGTTGTTTTCGCTGATGCATCTAGTAGTCCTTTTTTGAATTATGTATTTCCAAGTAAAGGTCAGTATTATTTAACATTGGTTGTTACTAATGAAGTTGGGGATCAAGCAGAAACTACTTTAAGTGTTTATGCTTCAAGACTTTACGGTGATTACGTAGATTTTGACTTTGGTCAACCTTTATCTGTTGATTACTTTAGTGTTTCAAGCGTTGATTACGGCGTTGTTAGATTAGGTGAAGAATTCACCGTTAGTGTCACTGTCACTAATAACAAAGCTGAAACTCTTAGTAATATGAGGGCTTCTTTTTCGTTGCCTGAATTCGGGGTTGTTCAAAGAAGTGGAGCTTTCACGCTTAGACCTGGTCAGACGAGAACAATCGAATTTTATGTATTTATTAGCGAGTTTGATTTTATACCTTTAGGGGATCATGATGCTTTAATTGGAGTGGCTGGTCAAGGTATAACTAGGTATAAATATTTCCCTATGACAATAATACAATGA
- a CDS encoding class IV adenylate cyclase, producing MKEVEIKVLEINPEEEKKKLVKLGFKKLWEGLILEKTFDSEDKYLKKNKQLLRLRKAYDKVELTFKDKSENHSFLKMREEKEVIVDSFDKAEDILFSLGYKCMSAREKKRSTYTKENVKVEIDEYPGAKPYLEVEGTSDEILNVLKLLNHPIEKTSNNSSTQILKLYGLNTKNLFFENKTKQTK from the coding sequence ATGAAAGAAGTTGAAATAAAAGTTTTGGAAATAAATCCTGAAGAAGAAAAGAAAAAATTGGTTAAATTAGGATTTAAAAAATTGTGGGAAGGCTTAATTCTTGAAAAAACATTTGATTCAGAGGATAAGTATTTGAAAAAGAATAAACAATTATTAAGGCTTAGAAAAGCATATGATAAAGTTGAATTAACTTTTAAAGATAAGAGTGAGAATCATTCTTTTTTGAAAATGAGAGAGGAAAAAGAAGTTATAGTGGATTCTTTTGATAAAGCTGAAGATATTTTGTTTTCTCTTGGTTATAAGTGTATGTCTGCTAGAGAGAAAAAGAGAAGTACTTATACAAAAGAAAATGTTAAGGTTGAAATAGATGAGTATCCTGGAGCAAAACCATATTTGGAAGTGGAAGGAACGAGTGATGAAATTTTAAATGTTTTAAAATTGTTGAATCATCCTATTGAAAAAACTTCTAATAATTCTTCAACTCAGATTCTTAAGTTGTATGGTTTGAATACTAAAAACTTGTTTTTTGAAAACAAAACAAAACAAACAAAATAA